The sequence below is a genomic window from Dermacentor andersoni chromosome 6, qqDerAnde1_hic_scaffold, whole genome shotgun sequence.
ggcaaaagttcgcccagtaaaaatttagttttgccatttacagtattgctactgtgttcgtcacagtcactaccacatgacaatatGACAAAATTGTGTGAAACAGCACAGGTGATCAGTTTTCACGCAAAAACATGTTATTGCAGcagagtaaaaaagaaagatgaggcgTCCACCAAGGCCGTAGACCTGGTTTTCCAAGGTATTCCCTTGGTCCTTTTATTACGaatagttgagtactagtgacagaattataatgaggagtgcctttgcCATCAGGCTAGCCCTTGAATGTCCCAGGGTTGTCtctgtgtcctgcatttacctcaatttctctattactaACGCTTTGTTCAGAAAAATATTGCTACTAGGCGCTGCAGTAGcgaacgattaaaaaaaaattaaattgtggggttttacgtgccaaaaccactttctgattatgaggcacgccgtagtgggggactccagaaatttcgaccaccaggggttctttaacgtgcacctaaatctaagtacacaggtgttttcgcatttcgcccccatcgaaatgcggccgccgtggccaggattcgatcccgcgacctcgtgctcagcagcctaacaccatagccactgagcaaccacggcgggtagtagcGAACGATGATGAGAGAACTGACGAAGACAATGATCGCAGATAGTCGTGCAcacgggctccatcttgtatgcctgtcttctgcccgttgtacatatcttgtaaatatatcaTCAAGAGCCTTTTCTCCCAATAACATTTTGGTGGCGAGTGCGGGTTTTTCCAAGTTTCAAGATGTATTTTTGCCGTGGACGCTCCTTAGCATCATCTACAGTGCCCGCGCAAGGCGGGGACGAGAATGCTTCGAGCAGGTCACCAACAGTGCCTCAACTATCCGCCGCCAACTGCCCCGTCATCTTCACACAACCGCATGACCCAGGTAGCTTTTCTGGCTGTACAAACGGGTGAGCACTAGACACAACTGGGACCAGAGTTTGATGCTAGCAAACATCATATTTTACCTGGCAGGCACTGCACAAGTGTGGTTTCTGAACCCTGAacaggaacttaccagctgggaggTATGTAAATAAAAGCTCATCAATCTGTTCGGCAAGCCCATCGGACGCCATCATGCTACACAGAAAGAACTTGCATGCCGAGCTCAGACTTGAATTCAGGATGTGCTCGCACTTTGTCACAAAATCGATGACATGATGCCAGAAACGGAAAAGGTTGCGCATATCCTCAAAGGTACTACGAATGATGCGTTTACACTTCTGGTTTTTAAGAACTCATCCAGAGTGCAAGAGGTCAtcaatcagggtgtctaccaagttgacgtttccaaattccccgagttttccggGTTTTCCCTGAGTGAATTTGCAATATTCCCTTAGTGAcagagaactttgttttatgtcaagacgggctcccTACATCATTTTGcccaatggtgtcactctctagtaagcatgttaagaaattaaaaaaaaaaaaaaacagtccagTTTGAAATGTAGGGGGTATTGTTTcctttattcaaaaagaaaacagtagggagaggttagtaaaatgcacagcgaataaaatatcttcgaaagaaatagtaaaaaCCATTGCATCTCAAATACGAATAGGAGATGCATgtagaatattttcgaatatgagctatttctatcaactgatagcaagctaattggTACGAGGCCTGAACTCTATCACAAGTGAGATTAtctcgcaacagctggtaagtcaacctcaactctcCTGACGTACTCTCAGCTTgcacacaacgcctcagtgttgcatttcactgttttaaagagtTTTTTTGCttgatgagggacacctgcatctcggcatcagccaagaCTTTGCTTTTAAGagtgcaagctccttcaaaaacgtggtcgcatgcttcctttcctgttcatttctGAATGCGTAGGTCCTTGTCTTCTCTTTCGGCAGCGCGTTCGCCAtacggactatttgaagcatcctcctGGACAATTGTACCGTaagcgtccgatttttcggactacCTAGGAACCGCGAAAaggtccgaaaaaatgaatgcattttttttaaagcccTTAATGGTTCAAATCGCCACAGCCTtgccgaaaaagctctgaagggcggccagtacacttattaggcatatcggaaCTTGTActtgttatattcagtttcgttattcatttcagttctttattccccagggggcgcttctgttcttcattatatatattggttgtatatatatgttaaataaacggctttttactTCGGTACGGCTGGAGTCTGAGTTCCACCTTTGGTCAacaccacattggcgacgaggatgtcaTGAACGTACCCCCAGCCCCGCTGCGCCATCCGTATCCGcccaccatgagcttcaccgggcttgctccgcccccgtttttccttccgacgcccggccgtccctcattgctatgggagcagtgggagcagatgttcaacgtgtacttgctggcatccggAGCCGTCGCATTCAAGCCGCagcaacgcaaggctattcttttgcattgtttggtgGCGGAGAGCCAGCGTATTTATCAGATGCTACATGCAGGGACCAGTGCCGCAGCACCGGCCGCGCCAAGTGCCGCAGCACGCGCCGATGACAAGTCTGTcgtggcccctcctgacgaatacgactctgcactcgccgcattacggcACCAGTTTTTGACGTCGTGCAACGCTATCATAGAGCGTCATCActttcaccgccgcagccaacacacaggcgagtccgttcatgacgttgttgccgctctacgggagctagcgtcacattcttcgtttgcctcgcaagatgatgctCTGCGGGATCAATTCGTTGCCGGCATAGCTTCCActcgcgtacgtgagcggttactgctcgagggctccacactttcattcgagaattctgttcgaattgcacttcagtttgagcaggcggctgaagagctaaaggagttttctgcttcggtcgaaccAATTTCGTTGTGGCAGCGTCGTAAACCATCGTCGcattcctcgaaaaaaaaaggaattcacaaCCAGCAGCCACCTTAgagcagaatttaacgaggagcgcgggcggctcacgtgcgccgcagcgGAACCGCCCCCCTGAGCGGAACCGAGAACAGAGTAGTCGCTCCGGttcgccacattgtttccgatgcggctcgcgggaccacatcgcgtcagcgccgcagtgcccagcgcaaggcaagacttgttcgttttgcggtcgcaagggccactttcaaagggCAAGCTAACCCAAATGCAAGGCCGAGTCCGTGAAGTTGAATTACATGATGTTTCGTCATCCAATAGTGCTGAGGAAGTTTTGACTGTGCAACGTTCCGCGCGtagcggaattcatattcaaGTGCAAGTCGCGAATGTCACTTTGACATTACTTGTT
It includes:
- the LOC126523981 gene encoding uncharacterized protein, translating into MSFTGLAPPPFFLPTPGRPSLLWEQWEQMFNVYLLASGAVAFKPQQRKAILLHCLVAESQRIYQMLHAGTSAAAPAAPSAAARADDKSVVAPPDEYDSALAALRHQFLTSCNAIIERHHFHRRSQHTGESVHDVVAALRELASHSSFASQDDALRDQFVAGIASTRVRERLLLEGSTLSFENSVRIALQFEQAAEELKEFSASVEPISLWQRRKPSSHSSKKKGIHNQQPP